The proteins below are encoded in one region of Oncorhynchus kisutch isolate 150728-3 linkage group LG14, Okis_V2, whole genome shotgun sequence:
- the LOC109883787 gene encoding fatty acid-binding protein, heart-like has protein sequence MAEAFTGTWNLKESKNFDEYMKALGVGFATRQVGGMTKPTTVIEVAGDTVTLKTQSTFKNTEINFKLGEEFDETTADDRKVKSLITVEGGKMIHVQKWDGKETTLVREVSGNALELTLKLGDVICTRSYIKAE, from the exons ATGGCTGAGGCATTCACAGGCACATGGAACCTGAAGGAGAGCAAGAACTTTGATGAATACATGAAGGCCCTGG GTGTGGGCTTTGCAACCCGCCAGGTTGGCGGTATGACCAAGCCCACCACCGTCATCGAGGTAGCGGGAGACACGGTCACTCTGAAGACGCAGAGCACCTTCAAGAACACCGAGATCAACTTCAAACTGGGAGAGGAGTTCGACGAGACCACCGCCGACGACAGGAAGGTCAAG tCCCTAATAACGGTTGAGGGTGGTAAGATGATTCACGTGCAGAAGTGGGACGGCAAGGAGACCACTCTGGTCCGTGAAGTCAGCGGCAACGCCCTCGAACTG acaCTGAAACTTGGTGATGTCATCTGCACACGCTCCTACATCAAGGCCGAGTAA